A single genomic interval of Halobacillus halophilus DSM 2266 harbors:
- a CDS encoding transcriptional regulator SplA domain-containing protein, which translates to MEFQQPNYRAGDIVYVIYRNPHTYDVANVQEAAVVKDPENPGDLALFLYETYFPLDSEIAVYASQGEAERAYHDTFGGGIEPEGLQW; encoded by the coding sequence ATGGAATTTCAACAACCCAACTATCGTGCGGGAGATATTGTTTATGTTATCTATCGCAACCCGCATACGTATGATGTGGCCAATGTACAGGAAGCAGCCGTCGTGAAAGATCCAGAAAATCCAGGTGATTTAGCCCTTTTTCTATATGAAACGTATTTCCCGCTGGATTCTGAAATAGCTGTCTATGCCTCACAAGGTGAAGCTGAACGCGCCTATCACGATACATTTGGCGGCGGGATTGAACCGGAGGGACTGCAGTGGTAA